The Borreliella mayonii genome has a segment encoding these proteins:
- the rpoB gene encoding DNA-directed RNA polymerase subunit beta, whose protein sequence is MIKRVHLGQGRADEILDLPNLIEIQLNSYEKFLQLDKLKNKKPLLNEGLESVFRNIFPIKSGNGDVALEYERYYIENDALNFTEKECKRKGQSYEAVLKVRLNLQFLTTGEIRQKDVYMGTIPLMTERGTFIINGAERVVVSQIHRSPGVVFYKEKDLYSARIIPYRGSWLEFEIDSKKDYLYVKIDRKKRILITLFLRALGFDTREKIIETFYNIKKIKVEDGTKRDLPGQYLAKSINIRENMYYRAGDKITLQDVEDFLQNGVNEIELVDFDGYNAIPGKCFVSSNVILNCLEKEDAFFALKDGSKELPKESVMLAVYGSLFPGEPISIDNAENDLKTIFFSERRYDLGSVGRYKLSKKFGLDDLSTSVLTMDDIVNTISHLLRIYEGHDILDDIDHLGNRRVRSVGELLTNIYKGAMSRVEKIAKDRMSNKEVFNLKPQELISVKPIVSAVKEFFATSQLSQFMDQVNPLAELTHKRRLNALGPGGLSRDRAGFEVRDVHYTHYGRMCPIETPEGPNIGLIVSLATYSRVNDYGFLETPYRKVINGEVTDELEYLSAIDEEKKCIAQANAAFNSDGKYLEDLVSVRISGDYTTTSPKNIDYMDVSPRQLISVSSALIPFLEHNDANRALMGSNMQRQAVPLLFPKPPIVGTGMESVVAKDSGVVVKAKRSGEVILATSSKIVIKPFEAENAKDLDEYHIVKYERTNQDTCFNQSVLVKEGQKVDKGEIIADGPATRCGELALGNNLLLGVIPWNGFNYEDAILISDRIVKEDLYTSIHIKEFSIEVRETKLGPEKVTGDIPNVSEKILNKLDENGIIRIGTYVKPGDILVGKVTPKSEGDITPEFRLLTSIFGEKAKDVKNNSLKVPHGTEGTVIDVQRITKEDVGNLSPGVEEILKVYVAKKRKLKEGDKMAGRHGNKGVVAKILPVEDMPYLADGTPLDICLNPLGVPSRMNIGQLMESQLGLAGKYLGESYNVPVFESATNEQIQEKLKKAGFNPTSKEILYDGYTGEPFENEVMVGVIYMLKLHHLVDDKMHARSTGPYSLVSQQPLGGKAQFGGQRLGEMEVWALEAYGAAHTLQELLTVKSDDMSGRVKIYENIVKGVPTNVSGIPESFNVLMQELRGLGLDLSIYDDAGNQVPLTEKEEELINKS, encoded by the coding sequence ATGATAAAAAGAGTTCATCTGGGACAAGGAAGAGCTGATGAGATTTTAGACCTACCTAACCTGATAGAAATACAATTAAATTCTTATGAAAAATTTTTACAACTTGATAAATTAAAAAATAAAAAACCTTTACTTAATGAAGGCCTTGAGTCTGTTTTTAGAAATATATTTCCCATTAAAAGTGGAAATGGTGATGTTGCTCTTGAGTATGAAAGATATTATATAGAAAATGATGCTCTTAATTTTACAGAAAAAGAATGTAAAAGAAAGGGTCAAAGTTATGAGGCTGTTTTAAAAGTAAGACTGAATTTGCAATTTTTGACTACTGGGGAAATAAGGCAAAAAGACGTGTACATGGGAACTATTCCTTTAATGACAGAAAGGGGCACTTTTATTATTAATGGGGCTGAGAGGGTTGTTGTTTCTCAGATTCACAGATCTCCAGGAGTTGTTTTTTATAAAGAAAAAGATTTGTATTCTGCTAGAATAATTCCTTATCGTGGTTCTTGGTTGGAATTTGAGATTGATTCTAAAAAAGATTATCTTTATGTAAAAATAGATAGAAAAAAAAGAATACTCATAACTCTTTTTTTAAGAGCTTTGGGGTTTGATACGAGAGAAAAAATAATAGAAACTTTTTACAACATTAAAAAAATTAAAGTTGAAGATGGTACAAAAAGAGATCTTCCGGGGCAATATTTAGCCAAGAGTATTAACATAAGAGAGAATATGTATTATCGGGCAGGAGATAAAATTACTCTGCAAGATGTTGAAGATTTTTTACAAAATGGAGTAAATGAAATAGAGCTTGTTGATTTTGATGGTTATAATGCTATTCCTGGAAAGTGCTTTGTAAGTTCGAATGTTATTTTAAATTGTCTTGAAAAAGAAGATGCTTTTTTTGCTTTAAAGGATGGCTCTAAAGAGCTTCCAAAAGAATCAGTTATGCTGGCTGTTTATGGCTCTCTTTTTCCTGGCGAGCCAATATCAATTGATAATGCTGAAAACGATTTAAAAACTATATTCTTTTCTGAAAGAAGATATGATCTTGGAAGTGTAGGTCGCTATAAACTTTCTAAAAAATTTGGATTAGATGATTTAAGTACATCGGTTTTAACTATGGATGATATTGTTAACACCATATCTCATCTTTTGAGAATATATGAAGGCCATGATATTCTTGATGATATTGACCATTTAGGAAATAGAAGAGTTCGTTCTGTTGGGGAGCTTCTTACTAATATATATAAAGGCGCAATGTCAAGAGTTGAAAAAATTGCTAAAGATAGAATGTCTAACAAAGAAGTTTTTAATCTAAAGCCTCAAGAATTAATAAGCGTTAAACCTATTGTATCTGCTGTTAAAGAATTTTTTGCAACCAGCCAGCTCTCACAGTTTATGGATCAGGTCAATCCTTTAGCTGAGCTTACTCACAAAAGACGTCTTAATGCTCTTGGTCCAGGGGGGCTTTCAAGAGATAGGGCAGGATTTGAAGTAAGAGACGTACATTATACTCATTATGGCAGAATGTGTCCTATTGAAACTCCTGAAGGGCCAAATATCGGGCTTATTGTTTCTTTGGCTACTTATTCCAGAGTTAATGATTATGGTTTTTTAGAAACTCCTTATAGGAAAGTTATTAATGGAGAGGTGACTGACGAATTGGAATATTTATCTGCTATTGACGAAGAGAAAAAGTGCATTGCTCAGGCTAATGCTGCTTTTAATTCTGATGGAAAGTATCTTGAAGATTTAGTTTCTGTTAGAATTTCTGGTGATTATACTACAACAAGCCCTAAAAACATAGACTATATGGATGTTTCTCCTAGACAGTTGATTTCAGTATCTTCGGCGCTAATTCCTTTTCTTGAGCACAATGATGCAAATCGAGCTCTTATGGGTTCTAACATGCAAAGACAAGCAGTACCCCTGCTTTTTCCTAAGCCTCCTATTGTTGGTACTGGTATGGAAAGTGTTGTTGCAAAAGATTCAGGAGTAGTTGTTAAGGCTAAAAGAAGTGGAGAAGTTATTCTTGCAACAAGTAGTAAGATAGTTATTAAACCTTTTGAAGCAGAGAATGCCAAAGATTTAGATGAATATCATATTGTTAAGTATGAAAGGACAAATCAAGATACTTGTTTTAATCAATCTGTTTTAGTTAAAGAGGGTCAAAAGGTTGACAAAGGAGAGATAATAGCTGATGGTCCTGCTACTAGATGTGGGGAGCTTGCTCTTGGCAATAATTTGTTGCTAGGAGTTATTCCTTGGAATGGATTTAATTATGAGGATGCTATATTAATTTCTGATAGAATTGTAAAGGAAGATCTTTATACGTCTATTCATATCAAAGAATTTAGCATAGAAGTAAGAGAAACTAAACTTGGTCCTGAGAAAGTTACAGGAGATATACCGAATGTTAGCGAAAAGATATTAAACAAATTAGATGAAAATGGGATTATACGGATAGGAACTTATGTAAAGCCTGGTGATATTCTGGTTGGTAAAGTTACTCCAAAGTCAGAAGGAGACATTACTCCTGAATTTAGACTTTTAACTTCCATTTTTGGAGAAAAAGCAAAAGATGTTAAAAATAATTCATTAAAAGTTCCTCATGGTACTGAGGGTACAGTTATTGATGTTCAAAGGATTACTAAAGAGGATGTTGGCAATCTTTCTCCTGGAGTTGAGGAGATACTTAAAGTTTATGTTGCCAAAAAAAGGAAGCTTAAAGAGGGTGATAAAATGGCTGGACGACATGGAAATAAGGGTGTTGTTGCAAAGATTCTTCCTGTTGAAGATATGCCTTATCTTGCAGACGGAACCCCTCTTGATATATGCTTGAATCCTTTGGGGGTTCCATCTAGAATGAATATCGGACAGTTAATGGAATCTCAATTAGGTCTTGCTGGTAAATATCTTGGTGAATCTTATAATGTTCCTGTTTTTGAATCTGCTACAAATGAACAAATTCAGGAAAAATTAAAAAAAGCTGGATTTAATCCAACTTCTAAAGAAATTTTATATGATGGTTATACAGGCGAGCCTTTCGAAAATGAAGTAATGGTTGGGGTGATTTATATGCTCAAACTACACCACCTTGTTGATGATAAAATGCATGCAAGATCAACAGGTCCATATTCTCTTGTTTCTCAACAACCTCTTGGAGGAAAAGCTCAATTTGGTGGGCAAAGACTTGGAGAAATGGAGGTTTGGGCTCTTGAAGCTTATGGTGCGGCGCACACCCTTCAAGAACTTTTAACAGTTAAATCTGATGATATGTCAGGCAGAGTTAAGATATATGAAAACATAGTAAAAGGTGTTCCTACTAATGTATCGGGGATTCCTGAATCTTTTAATGTGCTAATGCAAGAGCTTAGAGGGCTTGGACTTGATTTATCAATTTATGATGATGCTGGGAATCAGGTTCCTTTGACAGAAAAAGAAGAAGAATTGATTAATAAAAGCTAG
- the rplL gene encoding 50S ribosomal protein L7/L12, which produces MALSKEDILTWLEGAKTVEVVDLVTAIEEKFGVTATVSAVVGGTVSAGSADSEEQTEFDVILMSFGDSKINVIKEVRAITGLGLGEAKALVEAAPKAIKEGLSKSDAEELKKKLEAVGAKVEVK; this is translated from the coding sequence ATGGCACTAAGTAAAGAAGATATTTTAACCTGGCTTGAGGGTGCAAAAACTGTGGAAGTTGTTGACCTTGTAACAGCTATTGAGGAAAAATTTGGAGTAACTGCTACTGTTTCTGCTGTTGTAGGGGGCACTGTTTCGGCAGGCTCAGCTGATTCTGAAGAACAAACTGAATTTGATGTAATTCTTATGTCTTTTGGTGATAGCAAGATAAATGTTATAAAAGAGGTTAGAGCTATTACAGGACTTGGTCTTGGAGAAGCTAAGGCGCTAGTTGAAGCTGCTCCTAAAGCTATTAAAGAAGGTCTTTCTAAGTCAGATGCTGAGGAATTAAAAAAGAAACTTGAGGCAGTTGGCGCAAAAGTTGAAGTTAAATAA
- the rplJ gene encoding 50S ribosomal protein L10 gives MIAKINSKKLEMFDLLKQFVDSKQNLFFLDYRGLNVAQLTELRNKIEGEHGALKVVKNNIMRMVLKEKNINVVDSCLVGPTVVVTALEEANVVAKIFYDFVKSSTLKVKGGFVLGEFYDEAKVQAYSKLPTKKESISLFASVLKAPVSKLARTLKALADVKN, from the coding sequence ATGATCGCAAAGATAAATTCTAAAAAGTTGGAAATGTTTGATTTATTAAAACAATTTGTAGATAGTAAGCAAAATCTTTTTTTCTTAGATTATAGAGGTTTGAATGTGGCTCAGTTGACAGAACTTCGCAATAAAATAGAAGGTGAACATGGGGCATTAAAAGTTGTTAAAAATAATATAATGAGGATGGTTTTAAAAGAAAAGAATATTAATGTTGTTGATTCTTGTTTGGTTGGCCCTACAGTTGTTGTTACTGCATTAGAAGAGGCTAATGTAGTAGCAAAAATTTTTTATGATTTTGTAAAAAGCAGTACTTTAAAAGTAAAGGGTGGTTTTGTATTGGGAGAGTTTTATGATGAGGCTAAAGTTCAAGCTTACAGTAAACTTCCCACCAAAAAAGAGTCTATTTCTTTATTTGCTAGCGTGTTAAAAGCGCCAGTTTCTAAGCTTGCAAGAACATTGAAAGCTTTGGCTGATGTTAAAAATTAA
- the rplA gene encoding 50S ribosomal protein L1 yields the protein MSKRGKKYIEAFSKVDKDKFYNIEDAISLLKEIKFAKFDETIDISVNLNLKKNHTVRDTIVLPNQFMKPKRILVFAKGDRADEARAFGATYVGDDDLINKIKSGWDEFDIVVATPDMMKDVGRLGPILGKKGLMPNPKTQTVTNNLKDAINSLKKGRTEFRANKNGVISFSFGKFSMDNEKIKENYEEFIKEVVKKRPSDLKGAFIDSIYISSTMGPSIKVNFVWR from the coding sequence ATGTCAAAAAGGGGTAAAAAATATATTGAAGCTTTTTCTAAAGTAGATAAAGATAAATTTTATAACATTGAAGATGCAATTTCACTGTTGAAAGAAATTAAATTTGCTAAATTTGATGAAACTATAGATATATCTGTTAACCTTAATTTAAAAAAGAATCATACTGTTAGAGACACTATAGTTTTGCCAAATCAGTTTATGAAGCCAAAAAGAATACTTGTTTTTGCAAAAGGTGATCGAGCAGATGAAGCTAGAGCTTTTGGTGCAACTTATGTTGGAGATGATGATCTTATAAATAAGATTAAAAGTGGTTGGGATGAATTTGATATTGTTGTCGCAACTCCTGATATGATGAAAGATGTTGGGAGACTTGGACCTATTTTAGGTAAAAAGGGTTTAATGCCTAATCCAAAGACCCAAACAGTCACAAATAATCTTAAAGATGCAATCAATAGTCTTAAAAAGGGTCGAACAGAATTTAGAGCAAATAAAAATGGTGTAATAAGCTTTTCTTTTGGTAAATTCTCTATGGACAATGAAAAGATAAAAGAAAATTATGAAGAATTTATTAAGGAAGTTGTTAAAAAAAGGCCGAGTGACTTAAAAGGAGCTTTTATAGATAGTATTTACATTTCATCTACTATGGGGCCTTCTATAAAAGTTAATTTTGTTTGGAGGTGA
- the rplK gene encoding 50S ribosomal protein L11 has product MAKKKAISWIKLQVPAAQAAPGAKIGQALGPHGVSGPQFVKEFNERTAKMDPGIVVPVIITVYSDKSFSFIVKTPPASILIKKAIGIESGSKKSNTDKVGTISKEKLMEIARIKMPDLNAKSESAAFKIIAGSARSMGVEVEK; this is encoded by the coding sequence ATGGCAAAAAAAAAAGCAATTTCTTGGATTAAATTGCAGGTTCCAGCTGCTCAAGCAGCTCCAGGAGCTAAAATAGGACAAGCGCTTGGACCTCATGGAGTTAGTGGTCCGCAGTTTGTAAAGGAATTTAATGAGAGAACCGCAAAGATGGATCCCGGCATTGTAGTTCCTGTTATTATTACTGTTTATAGTGACAAAAGTTTTTCTTTTATTGTAAAGACCCCGCCGGCTTCGATTTTGATTAAAAAAGCTATTGGGATAGAATCAGGATCTAAAAAATCCAATACAGATAAAGTTGGAACTATATCAAAAGAAAAGTTGATGGAGATAGCAAGAATTAAAATGCCTGATTTAAATGCAAAATCAGAATCAGCAGCGTTTAAAATTATTGCAGGAAGTGCACGTTCAATGGGTGTTGAGGTGGAGAAATAA
- the nusG gene encoding transcription termination/antitermination protein NusG: MSRAWYVVQTYSQYEKKIEQDIRLLISEGVFGGVVLDVKAPIEKVEEIRNGKKRIRERKIWPGYILIELDLPEVGWKDVVANIIKVQGVINFVGVSKGQRPIPINDEEVKSVFMLTGEIKANKSIFMLYDFEEGERVRIKGGPFDSFEGLISSIDYERKKLKVAVQIFGRSTPVEVDFQHIEKI; encoded by the coding sequence ATGTCTAGAGCCTGGTATGTAGTTCAAACTTATTCTCAATATGAGAAAAAGATAGAGCAAGACATAAGACTTTTAATAAGTGAAGGTGTTTTTGGGGGCGTGGTATTAGATGTTAAGGCTCCTATTGAAAAAGTAGAAGAGATAAGAAATGGCAAGAAAAGAATAAGAGAGAGAAAAATTTGGCCAGGTTATATTCTTATTGAGCTAGATCTTCCAGAAGTAGGCTGGAAAGATGTTGTTGCCAATATTATCAAAGTTCAAGGCGTTATTAATTTTGTTGGTGTTAGTAAGGGGCAAAGACCCATTCCTATTAATGATGAAGAAGTAAAAAGTGTTTTTATGCTTACTGGTGAGATTAAAGCAAATAAATCTATTTTTATGCTTTATGACTTTGAAGAAGGAGAAAGGGTTAGAATTAAAGGCGGACCTTTTGATTCCTTTGAGGGGCTTATTAGTTCTATTGATTACGAAAGAAAGAAATTAAAAGTTGCAGTTCAAATTTTTGGAAGGTCAACACCTGTTGAAGTTGATTTCCAACATATAGAGAAGATTTAA
- the secE gene encoding preprotein translocase subunit SecE, with amino-acid sequence MFRFIKDSILELKKVTWPKYNEVVGNGKQVFWLVLFVSIFLGIVDYLMFLVVTYVF; translated from the coding sequence GTGTTTAGGTTTATCAAAGATAGTATCTTGGAGCTTAAGAAGGTAACGTGGCCTAAGTATAATGAAGTAGTTGGAAATGGAAAGCAAGTTTTTTGGTTGGTATTATTTGTTTCAATTTTCTTAGGTATAGTCGATTATCTTATGTTTCTTGTTGTAACTTATGTATTTTAG
- the rpmG gene encoding 50S ribosomal protein L33: MGKKKGKGAVELISLICEETGIRNYTTTKNRRNKQEKLELMKYCPKLRKHTLHKEGKIK, from the coding sequence ATGGGTAAAAAGAAGGGCAAAGGGGCTGTTGAGCTTATATCTTTGATTTGTGAAGAGACAGGAATTAGAAATTATACCACTACTAAGAATAGACGCAATAAGCAAGAAAAGTTAGAATTGATGAAATATTGTCCAAAATTGCGAAAACATACTCTTCATAAGGAAGGAAAAATAAAATAA
- a CDS encoding tetratricopeptide repeat protein → MNLLTEIAKFILILFLFTSCKQKQSEIQNLTHLLKYSNKDRLDKFLIIDRVVNIYIANKNYEDALEIVNSGIIDDESREYYPLYLYLMGNIYDSMGEDFVAFTIYKSVVDNFDDYIYENCSVKTRVAKKIVNLNIDSIDKINYYKFILNTGIDNLNNEEKGNYFYNLALSLEDVQDYDESYFYYKKFLSIPRAHLKIDSRDYFNVVTKINYFNNPEFVVYRNLGDLIQDVKNFVLSGDTAKLLNIRDKNNFFIQSWDQKGGKSNSINTNSFLTTMIRLGGRRKNGIQFAKHLEADSSDDISYLESSGWDHIREWYFVFKRIVYPKDPEINNGWTWIGVYLGKK, encoded by the coding sequence ATGAATCTATTGACTGAAATTGCTAAATTTATTTTGATTTTGTTTTTATTTACTTCTTGCAAACAAAAACAAAGCGAGATTCAAAATCTTACTCATCTTTTAAAATATTCTAATAAGGATAGATTAGATAAATTTCTTATTATTGATAGGGTTGTTAATATATATATTGCAAATAAAAATTATGAAGACGCTTTAGAAATTGTAAATAGCGGAATTATTGATGATGAATCTAGAGAATATTATCCCTTATATCTTTATTTAATGGGCAATATTTATGATTCCATGGGAGAAGATTTTGTAGCTTTTACTATTTACAAGAGTGTTGTTGATAATTTTGATGATTATATTTATGAAAACTGTTCAGTGAAAACAAGAGTAGCTAAAAAGATTGTCAATTTGAATATTGATTCAATTGATAAAATTAATTATTATAAATTTATATTAAATACAGGGATTGATAATTTAAATAATGAGGAAAAGGGTAATTATTTCTATAATCTTGCGTTAAGTTTGGAAGATGTTCAAGATTACGATGAATCTTATTTTTACTATAAAAAATTTCTTTCAATTCCAAGGGCACATTTAAAAATAGATTCTAGAGATTATTTTAATGTCGTTACAAAAATTAATTACTTTAATAATCCAGAGTTTGTTGTTTATAGAAATTTAGGAGATTTAATCCAGGATGTTAAAAATTTTGTTCTTTCTGGGGATACTGCTAAATTACTTAATATAAGAGATAAAAATAATTTTTTTATTCAAAGCTGGGATCAAAAGGGCGGAAAGAGCAATTCCATTAATACTAACAGCTTTTTAACCACGATGATTAGGCTTGGAGGGAGAAGGAAAAACGGAATACAATTTGCAAAGCATCTTGAAGCAGATTCTAGCGACGATATATCTTATCTTGAATCAAGCGGCTGGGATCATATTCGTGAATGGTATTTTGTTTTTAAAAGAATTGTTTATCCTAAAGATCCAGAAATTAATAATGGTTGGACTTGGATAGGCGTGTATTTAGGTAAAAAATAA
- a CDS encoding ankyrin repeat domain-containing protein translates to MKKEFIIPLLLLQTIMNLNSTNTNTSASIVKELQKNLYVFNSKEYQNDKDILNEFINSININDKEILQSLEKIKNELFIISVFYNNKKGVLIALNLGAEINFKYKISPISISIINNEFEIIKILVDYGIGLNQIDDTGYSPIFWAIYTNNEKVFEFLKESGADLSSILKNRKTPMQAAIETENIKLIKSLEKKKIYIDDNYKKELKTLKNKEIVRILVK, encoded by the coding sequence ATGAAAAAAGAATTCATTATACCTTTACTGTTATTGCAAACAATAATGAATTTAAATTCAACAAATACTAATACAAGCGCTTCAATAGTAAAAGAATTGCAAAAAAATTTATATGTTTTCAATAGCAAGGAATATCAAAACGATAAAGACATTTTAAATGAATTTATAAATTCAATAAACATAAACGACAAAGAAATCTTACAAAGTTTAGAAAAAATTAAAAATGAGCTTTTTATAATATCTGTTTTTTACAACAATAAAAAAGGGGTTTTGATTGCACTAAATCTTGGAGCAGAAATAAATTTTAAATATAAAATATCTCCAATTTCAATTTCAATAATAAACAATGAATTTGAAATCATAAAAATATTGGTAGATTATGGAATAGGTCTTAATCAAATAGATGATACTGGTTATTCTCCAATATTTTGGGCAATATATACTAATAACGAAAAAGTATTTGAATTTTTAAAAGAAAGCGGAGCTGATTTAAGCTCCATACTTAAAAACAGAAAAACACCAATGCAAGCCGCAATAGAAACAGAAAACATAAAACTAATTAAATCTCTGGAAAAGAAAAAAATTTACATTGATGACAATTATAAAAAAGAACTTAAAACGCTTAAAAACAAAGAAATAGTCCGAATTTTAGTAAAATAG
- a CDS encoding dicarboxylate/amino acid:cation symporter, which produces MNIKINFFFTLPIGIFLGLFFPLGIYSSLSHAFIRLSYLSLIPFLIFSIPLGIENIIENKNFKKLFGKTIYYGILTNLFGVAISIIAATIYLPQRIPILEKTIQNTYFFEKEALLETFFPKNIFKIFTSSNPNLLSIYMISIIIGTSFYYAKQKGRIARELMLSASNLFYHANGFIVNILNIGTIFITADYTANLKNFKDYQNYINSITFFLTWTIIILFVILPTISYRLTRSFKMIYKGIFVSFQNIIFSGLAKDSYSPYVILIEDIKNERINIKKSIIINIPLINFVSKFGTIFVSVISFFIILKSYSSLPISVYEISYMSTLSFFFVLAFPHIPNSLIYIITMLCSTYTKGIELNVSNITPMLPILISLALLIDFAFNIAIIHIINFKELKDQEKINQS; this is translated from the coding sequence ATGAATATAAAAATCAATTTCTTTTTTACTCTGCCTATTGGAATCTTTTTGGGATTATTTTTCCCTCTTGGGATTTATAGCTCTTTATCTCATGCTTTTATAAGATTATCATACTTATCTCTTATTCCCTTTTTAATATTTTCAATTCCATTAGGAATTGAAAATATTATTGAAAATAAAAACTTTAAAAAGCTCTTTGGTAAAACAATTTATTATGGAATTTTAACCAACCTATTTGGAGTTGCTATATCAATAATAGCTGCGACAATATATCTTCCACAAAGAATTCCAATACTAGAAAAAACAATACAAAATACATATTTTTTTGAAAAAGAAGCTTTATTAGAAACATTTTTCCCAAAAAATATTTTCAAAATTTTTACATCTAGCAATCCAAATCTACTAAGCATCTATATGATTTCAATAATAATAGGCACCAGCTTTTATTATGCAAAACAAAAAGGCAGAATAGCTAGAGAACTGATGCTAAGCGCATCCAATCTTTTTTACCATGCAAATGGGTTTATTGTAAATATATTAAATATAGGAACCATTTTTATAACAGCAGATTACACTGCAAACTTAAAAAACTTCAAGGATTATCAAAATTACATAAATAGCATAACATTCTTTTTAACATGGACAATTATAATTTTATTTGTAATATTGCCAACAATTAGTTATAGATTGACAAGAAGCTTTAAAATGATATACAAAGGAATATTTGTATCATTTCAAAACATAATATTTTCAGGACTTGCAAAAGATTCTTATTCCCCTTACGTGATACTAATAGAAGATATTAAAAATGAAAGAATAAATATAAAAAAATCCATAATTATAAACATACCTTTAATAAATTTTGTATCGAAATTTGGCACTATTTTTGTTTCAGTAATATCATTTTTTATAATTTTAAAATCATATTCTAGCTTACCCATTTCTGTCTATGAAATAAGCTATATGAGTACTTTATCATTTTTTTTTGTATTAGCATTTCCTCATATACCAAATAGCTTAATTTATATAATTACAATGCTTTGCTCCACCTATACAAAAGGAATAGAATTAAATGTTTCCAACATAACACCAATGCTACCAATATTAATCTCTTTGGCTTTACTAATCGACTTTGCTTTTAACATTGCAATCATTCATATAATAAACTTCAAAGAATTAAAAGATCAAGAAAAAATAAATCAAAGCTAA